The Populus alba chromosome 4, ASM523922v2, whole genome shotgun sequence genome contains a region encoding:
- the LOC118062568 gene encoding senescence-specific cysteine protease SAG12-like — protein sequence MAAKKFNTHIFLPFLLILAAWATKIACRPLDEQEYMLKRHEEWMAQYGRVYGDMKEKDKRYLIFKENIERIEAFNNGSDRGYKLGVNKFADLTDEEFRAMYHGYKRQSSKLMSSSFKYENLSDMPTSKDWRDAGAVTPVKDQGRCGCCWAFSAVAAMEGIIMLKTGNLISLSEQQLVDCDVGNKGCEGGLMDTAFKYIKQNGGLTSEDNYPYQGVDGTCNSEKEASIAAEITGYEDVPQNNENALLQAVAKQPVSVAVDGGGHDFQFYKSGVFKGDCGTNLDHAVTAIGYGTDSDGTNYWLVKNSWGTSWGENGYMRMRRGISSIEGLCGVAMDASYPTA from the exons ATGGCCGCAAAGAAATTCAATACTCATATATTTCTGCCATTTCTCCTTATTTTAGCTGCATGGGCAACAAAAATAGCTTGTCGTCCTCTTGATGAGCAGGAATATATGTTGAAGAGGCATGAAGAATGGATGGCTCAATATGGACGTGTCTATGGAGACATGAAAGAGAAGGATAAACGATACTTGATTTTTAAGGAAAACATTGAACGCATAGAAGCATTTAACAACGGTTCTGACCGCGGATACAAGCTTGGTGTGAACAAATTCGCAGACTTGACCGATGAAGAATTTCGTGCTATGTATCATGGGTACAAGAGACAATCATCCAAATTGATGTCTTCAtcatttaaatatgaaaatctaAGTGACATGCCAACTTCAAAGGATTggagagatgctggtgcagtcacCCCAGTTAAAGATCAAGGCAGATGTG GGTGTTGCTGGGCATTTTCCGCAGTGGCAGCAATGGAAGGAATTATAATGCTTAAGACAGGTAACTTAATATCATTATCAGAGCAACAGCTTGTGGACTGTGATGTTGGAAATAAAGGCTGTGAAGGTGGTCTCATGGACACTgctttcaaatatattaaacaaaacGGAGGGCTAACAAGTGAAGACAATTACCCCTACCAAGGAGTAGATGGCACTTGCAATAGCGAGAAGGAAGCCTCTATTGCAGCAGAAATAACTGGGTATGAAGACGTGCCACAGAATAATGAAAACGCTCTCCTGCAAGCTGTGGCCAAACAGCCAGTATCTGTTGCTGTTGACGGTGGGGGGCACGATTTCCAGTTTTATAAAAGTGGTGTCTTCAAAGGGGATTGTGGGACAAATCTAGACCACGCGGTTACTGCAATTGGATATGGTACTGACAGTGATGGGACTAATTATTGGTTGGTGAAGAATTCGTGGGGAACCAGTTGGGGTGAAAATGGGTATATGAGGATGCGAAGAGGCATCAGTTCAATCGAAGGCCTATGTGGCGTTGCCATGGATGCTTCTTATCCAACTGCATGA